In a single window of the Carassius carassius chromosome 26, fCarCar2.1, whole genome shotgun sequence genome:
- the LOC132106120 gene encoding uncharacterized protein LOC132106120 isoform X2: MWHIDGNHKLIRWRFVIHGGIDGFSRLVVYLNAATNNNATTVLDAFLGAVSQYGLPSRVRSDKGGENIEVAQFMVKNRGENRNSHITGRSVHNQRIERLWRDVYTQVLDLFHTLFYHLEMTGLLNPDDEIHLFALHWTFSLQLQHQLNTFKEAWNFHRLRTENGRSPYQLWLQNRDAADDLGTVDEDYGVDWDGPPAMEDANSISIPDVQLPRSLTAEEIGGLPNRDVPLNATVNVYNSTVEQLTEILRY; encoded by the exons ATGTGGCATATAGATGGAAATCATAAATTAATACG ATGGCGATTCGTGATCCATGGAGGCATTGATGGGTTTAGTCGTCTTGTAGTTTATCTGAATGCTGCTACTAACAATAATGCCACCACTGTGCTGGATGCTTTCCTTGGTGCTGTTAGCCAGTATGGGTTGCCATCTCGTGTTCGTTCAGATAAAGGAGGAGAAAACATTGAGGTTGCTCAATTTATGGTTAAGAACCGCGGAGAAAACCGCAATTCACACATTACAGGAAGGAGCGTTCACAATCAGAG GATTGAACGTCTTTGGCGAGATGTATACACACAAGTCCTTGATTTGTTCCACACATTGTTTTACCATTTGGAGATGACTGGACTGTTGAACCCTGATGATGAGATCCACCTTTTTGCTCTGCATTGGACCTTTTCCCTCCAGTTACAACATCAGCTTAACACTTTTAAAGAAGCATGGAACTTTCACAGACTGAGAACGGAGAACGGTCGATCTCCATATCAGCTTTGGCTGCAAAACAGAGATGCTGCTGATGATTTAGGGACT GTTGATGAGGACTATGGTGTTGACTGGGATGGACCACCTGCCATGGAAGATGCAAACAGCATTTCAATCCCAGATGTGCAGTTGCCACGCAGCCTCACTGCAGAGGAGATTGGAGGTCTTCCCAACCGGGATGTTCCACTAAATGCCACAGTGAATGTTTATAATTCCACAGTGGAACAACTGACAGAGATTTTAAGATATTAG
- the LOC132106120 gene encoding uncharacterized protein LOC132106120 isoform X1, translating into MMRAFLQASGHLIQFFRVRESLNSVDPEGTQLQALANRTLHRRQYSVPGLNCMWHIDGNHKLIRWRFVIHGGIDGFSRLVVYLNAATNNNATTVLDAFLGAVSQYGLPSRVRSDKGGENIEVAQFMVKNRGENRNSHITGRSVHNQRIERLWRDVYTQVLDLFHTLFYHLEMTGLLNPDDEIHLFALHWTFSLQLQHQLNTFKEAWNFHRLRTENGRSPYQLWLQNRDAADDLGTVDEDYGVDWDGPPAMEDANSISIPDVQLPRSLTAEEIGGLPNRDVPLNATVNVYNSTVEQLTEILRY; encoded by the exons ATGATGAGAGCTTTTCTCCAAGCAAGTGGACATCTGATTCAGT TTTTTAGGGTACGTGAATCACTAAACAGTGTGGACCCAGAGGGAACACAACTTCAAGCCCTGGCTAACCGGACTCTTCATCGCAGACAGTACTCCGTTCCTGGTCTGAATTGCATGTGGCATATAGATGGAAATCATAAATTAATACG ATGGCGATTCGTGATCCATGGAGGCATTGATGGGTTTAGTCGTCTTGTAGTTTATCTGAATGCTGCTACTAACAATAATGCCACCACTGTGCTGGATGCTTTCCTTGGTGCTGTTAGCCAGTATGGGTTGCCATCTCGTGTTCGTTCAGATAAAGGAGGAGAAAACATTGAGGTTGCTCAATTTATGGTTAAGAACCGCGGAGAAAACCGCAATTCACACATTACAGGAAGGAGCGTTCACAATCAGAG GATTGAACGTCTTTGGCGAGATGTATACACACAAGTCCTTGATTTGTTCCACACATTGTTTTACCATTTGGAGATGACTGGACTGTTGAACCCTGATGATGAGATCCACCTTTTTGCTCTGCATTGGACCTTTTCCCTCCAGTTACAACATCAGCTTAACACTTTTAAAGAAGCATGGAACTTTCACAGACTGAGAACGGAGAACGGTCGATCTCCATATCAGCTTTGGCTGCAAAACAGAGATGCTGCTGATGATTTAGGGACT GTTGATGAGGACTATGGTGTTGACTGGGATGGACCACCTGCCATGGAAGATGCAAACAGCATTTCAATCCCAGATGTGCAGTTGCCACGCAGCCTCACTGCAGAGGAGATTGGAGGTCTTCCCAACCGGGATGTTCCACTAAATGCCACAGTGAATGTTTATAATTCCACAGTGGAACAACTGACAGAGATTTTAAGATATTAG
- the LOC132105991 gene encoding uncharacterized protein LOC132105991, whose amino-acid sequence MDKLHNGFELDIDNCGKTLLFNGEDDHKVPSTSRPLLDGDLFRVVGRMIGHSFINGGPLYSGLSAAFFPLLSGSKDDTPILELKDCPDTDVIEVVSLLESQNELNPNEMDSINNLAISWDLPEVSNINRRWLAETILYHGVIGRREKQIAQLRRGLKDTGVLRMIKEQTSLAAVLFPRSSALVLEPEVFSVASTCLTTLKLPLRCRTFLAFTQAMRAAVSSTRFGFGLV is encoded by the exons ATGGATAAGCTCCACAATGGATTTGAACTGGACATTG ATAACTGTGGCAAAACACTTTTATTCAACGGAGAAGATGATCACAAGGTCCCTTCGACATCCAGACCACTTTTGGATGGTGACCTGTTCAGAGTTGTGGGAAGAATGATTGGACATTCATTTATTAATGGAGGTCCACTCTACTCAGGACTTAGTGCAGCTTTCTTCCCCCTTTTAAGTGGCAGTAAGGATGATACTCCAATTCTGGAATTGAAGGACTGTCCTGATACAGATGTGATTGAAGTTGTGTCCCTT CTGGAAAGCCAGAATGAACTAAATCCGAACGAAATGGACAGTATCAACAATCTGGCCATCAGTTGGGACCTGCCAGAAGTCAGCAACATCAACAGAAGATGGTTGGCAGAAACCATTCTCTACCATGGG GTTATTGGTCGACGTGAAAAACAGATCGCACAGCTGCGGAGAGGACTCAAAGACACTGGTGTTTTGAGAATGATAAAAGAACAAACCAGTTTAGCTGCAGTACTGTTTCCCAGATCTTCTGCACTAGTGCTGGAACCAGAGGTCTTTTCAGTGGCTTCAACCTGCCTCACAACACTAAAACTTCCTTTAAGATGCAGAACCTTTCTTGCATTTACACAAGCCATGAGAGCAGCAGTTTCATCCACAAGGTTTGGCTTTGGCCTTGTCTGA